The genomic interval ACGACCCCGTGGAAATCTTGGCGGCTGAGTAAAGGAGCGTGGGTCTTCAGACCCGCTCTTGCACAACCGTTTCAGAAAAAGATGCGGGTCTGAAGACCCGCGCTCCTTTTAGTCAGCGCAGTAATTCCTGCAGCCGCTCGCGCAGCTTCGGTTCTGGCTCGTCGAGCAAATCTTTCGGCGTTTCAGCGCGAATGCGCGACTGTACGGCGGCTAGCTTCTCGCGCAGAATGCCCAGCGCGCGCGGCGGCGCGGCGATCACTAGGTGATCGAAGCGCCTTTGCTTGTCCGCGTCGACGATGCGTTCAGCGACGCGGTTCAGAAAGTTCGTCTCTTCCTGCTCGTGCAAGCTGCGGCCCTTGTCCATGGCGTGACGGCCGGCGCCGACGCGATCGAAGCTGCGGGGCGGTCGATCCTGCGCGTCGTAGAGTTCGTCCTCGCTGATTTCCATGGCCAAGTCGGCTGGCGCCTCCAGATTTGCGCCGCGGCGTTCTTCGATCAGCACGCGTGCGCGACGGCCATCGGCAACTAGGAACCAGGTGGAACCGTTTGTCAGCATGGCGAACTCCTTCCGTTCGCCAACGCCGCGCCTTACGGCGGCGTTCCCGTCAGAGGCAGCGCGCGTTGTAACCCGCCGCAATCAGCGCATCGACGATCTCTTGGGTATGCTGCATGTCGCGGGTCTCGATTTCGATGTCGAACTCGACGCCTTTGATCGGCGCGTGAAGCGCCATGCGGTGGTGCGCCACCTGCAGAATGTTGCCGCCGGTGTCGCCAATGATCCGGCTGACAGTGGCCAAGATGCCCGGGCGATCATCGCCGATGAATCGCAGCACCGCGATGCGGCCTTGGCGCACCATCGAGCGCTCAAGCACAGACGCCAGTATGCGCGTATCGATGTTGCCGCCAGACAACACGATCCCGACTTTGCGGCCCTTGAATTTCTCCGGCGCTGAAAGCAATGCCGCCAAGCTTGCGGCACCGGCGCCTTCGGCCACGGTTTTCTCTGCGCTGACGTAAAGCGCGATCGCCTGTTCGAAGCCGGGCTCATCGACGAGGATCACGTCCTCGACCAGCTTGTCGGCAAGCTCGAATGAGAGGTCGCCGATCTTCTTGACCGCGATGCCTTCAGCGATGGTTTGTCCGCCGGCGCTCACATTGGTGCCGCGACGCTTGCCGTTGAAGGAGGGATAGGATTCCGGTTCGACGCCGTAGATTTGAATGCTGGGTTTGATCGCCTTCGCTGCGATGCCCATGCCCGCGATCAGTCCGCCGCCGCCGATCGGTACGATCAGCACGTCGATCTCGGGCGCGTCTTCCAGCATTTCGATGGCCGCGGTGCCTTGGCCTGCGATGACGCCGGCGTCGTTGAAGGGATGCACGAACACCAGGTTACGCTCTTCGCCGAGCTTCAAGGCATGTGCGTAAGCGTCGTCGTAGGTCTCGCCTTCGATCACGATGGTGGCGCCGCGCGCGCGAGTTTGCTCGACCTTCACGTTCGGCGTGCCTTTCGGCATCACGATCGTGGTCGGCACGCCGAGCGCGCGGGCGTGGTGGGCGACGGCCTGGGCGTGGTTGCCGGCGGAGGCGGCGATGACACCGCGCTTCTTTTCGGCGTCGGTTAGCTGCAGTAACCGATTGAGCGCACCGCGCTCCTTGAAGGCGCCGGTCTCGTGGTGATTCTCGTACTTCACCCAGACGTCGGCGCCCGTGATGTTCGAGAGCGAGCGCGAGTAGTGCGTCTCGGTCCGCTCAATGCGGTCCTTGAGGCGCTCCGCAGCGGCCTGAATGTCGGCGAAGGTGACGGCGGGCTTGTTGGTCATGGAAGCGCGCGACCCTATCGGCGCGCGCTTCAACATTCAACGACTAGGCGGCGAGCGCGCGCATCAAATCGAGCCGGCGCATGGCCTTGCCGGGTAGGGCGGCGAGTTTCGGGTTTGGCAGCCGTTCCATGCCAGCGCGCAGCGCTTGCGTAGTGCGGCGGACAGCGCCCGATACCGAGACGCCGGAGACGACGCCGTATGAAAGCATGCGCTGCGTCGTCGAAAGCTGGCGTTTGTACTGGTAGTCGCCGGGGCCGAAGTCGACTTCAGCGATACTGTTTTCCGCCGCCCAGCCCACAGCCCAACGGGCCAGCTGAACGCCGGGGGAGTAAGAGTCGTATTCGGAATCGTGCGCGACGATCCAGAAGTGCAGCACCTTGCCGGCGCGCAGGCAGTAGGCCGCCGCGATCAAACGCTGGTCGATCGAAAGCGAAAACAGAACGCCATTGAAGCTGGTTGCGCGGTGCTCGAACGTGGCGTCCAGCACTCGGCGCACCCAAGGGGTCGCCCAAATGTCGGGTTGGCCGGAGCGCTTCAGCTGCGCGTTTTTCCAGGTGAGCAATTGCTCGAACTCGGCACGTTCGGGCGCCGAGGCGCGGAACTCGATGTAACCGCAGTCGCGCGCGAACTTTCGGCCCTTCTTGTCAGTCTGGCGTACGAACTCGCTGCGGCGCTGCTTCAGGGCCGCTTCGTAAAGATCGCGGCCGCCGGCAGTTTCGGCGATCCACGAACCCTCGGCGCCGATGGCGGAGATCGGCGTGGGGCCTTGAGGCACGTGAGTAAGATCGATGCGGCCGACTTTGAGCGCCTTGCACAGCGCGCCGGCATCGATGCGGAGATCGGCGTTCGCGACTATGGCGTTGTAATCCGAGATCGGTGCGCCGGCGCCCATCGCGGTGAAGCGCGACAAGCGTTGGGCGGCGAAGAAACCGGCACCGTCGTCGATAACGCACACGCGCGCATCATCTCGCGTCGCGCCAACCAGCTGCGCCCAATCCGGTGTCAGATAAGGGCTTTGGAGCGTGGCGCTCGCATGCTGAAGCGCTCGCCATTGGGCAAGCGCTTCAGGACCCAGTTCCTTGGGATGTATCGTTTCGAGACGCACGTTCCTGCCCAGCCCTACTTCGCGCGTCAGGAGAGCAAGGGCCGCGCCTAACCCTTGGGCGGGCGATTTCCGCCTCTGCCGAAATCCGTGCCGCTGCGTCCGACGGCAAAGTCGGCGAGAAGCGACTGAAACTGGCTGGCGCTCACGGCAATATAGATAAACGGCCCGTTTGGGTTGGATCGGAAGTTGGAGTCGACGCCAATAAGGTCGAACCCAGTGCCGTTACGAACCAGGAAGCCGGAGCCGGAATCGCCGCGCGTGGTGTCGCATTCGTGGGCGAACGTCCCGTCGGGGTTAACCTGTACGATGTGGCACGCGACGTTGCCGGACATGGCCTCGTTGCCGGTGTCCCACGAATAGCCGGCTTGGTAGAGGTCCGCGGCGCGTGCTGGCGCGAGCCCTTGGCCAGTGAGATTGCGAACGCCCGCGAAACCGAGCCGATCGCCAAGCGGCTGATCGATGCGCACGAGCGCCCAATCCAAACCGTCGATTTCGTCGGTCGTCGTGAACTGACGATAATTGTAACGCTGGTTGACGAGGTAGGCGACGGCGCGTGCATTTGGCCCGCCGGCGGCTGGCGCGAACTCACCACCGCCGGTGACGCCGTGATCGGTGTGAATGCAGTGCGCCGCGGTGGCGAGAACGTTGCGGGCAACCAGCGTCGCCGTGCACATTTCGCCATCGGCGTTGGTGAAGCGACCCATGAAACGCCACGGCGCTTGTTGTGCGTTGACGCGGACGCGATCATCGCGGCCGAAGAAGTGATCGGTGATCGTCATTGGCCGCTCGCGGGAGTGGCAGTCGCTACGGTCGGTGCGCGGCGCGCACGAGCCTCGGCCGCGGGCTTGCTCTTCGCACACGCCGTTGAACGATGTCGCGCAGCTATCATTCTGGTTGCGCATCCAGGCGATGGCGCCGCAATCGGTGCGGTCGGTTGCCTGCGTGCATGCGCCGGTGCCGAAGTTTGGTTCGTCGCATTCGCCGTCGCGCGCCCACTGGCAGCTGTCGTCGTCGCCGGCGCGCATGGCGCGGCAATCGGAATAGTCGGTGCCTTGGGTGCAGGCGCCGGTGCCGATGTCGGGATCGTCGCACTCGTTGTCGTTGGCCCAGCGGCAGCTGTCATTGCCCACAACTGCGCCCGCGCCCGGCTTGGTGCGCACGGCCTGTTTGTCGACACCGACGATGCGCGATGGCGTGCTAGCGCCCACGATGTTCGAGAACTCCGCGGTGGGTGCGCTATCGCGCGGCTCCACCGCTAGGCTGACCAAAACACATGCAGCGATCGTCGCTGCTGCCGCCACCATCCGCATCAGGTGTCTCCCACGCCCTCGAAACCGAGCCTAGCCTGCGTCGCGGGAGTGGGGAAGCGGCGGGCGCGGCTTGATCTCGCGCCCGGCCTCTGGAACAAGCCGCCCATGGCCACGCCCGTCCTCCACATCGGCAACAAGAACTACTCGTCCTGGTCGATGCGCTCATGGTTGGCGCTGAAATGGGGCGGTATTCCGTTCGAGGAACAGATCATTCCGCTCGGCGGCGAGGGCTATGGCCGCTCCGAAATCAAGGAAGTGCGCGCGGTGTCGCCAAGCGGGCGCGTCCCGGCGCTGCATGTCGGCGATACGGTGATTTACGAAAGCTTGGCGATCTGCGAATGGGCAGCCGAGCAAGCGCCGTCGCTCTGGCCGGCAGATCCGCTGGTGCGCGCTGAAGCGCGGGCGGTGTCATCGGAAATGCACGCGGGATTTTTTGCGTTGCGCCGCGACATGTCATGCAACGTCCGCCGCCGGCTCTCGTTTACACCGAATTGGCCGGCAGACACGCGAACGGATCTCGAGCGCTTGTTCGAGCTCTGGGGCGGCTTGCGGGCGCGTTACGGTAGCGACG from Terricaulis silvestris carries:
- a CDS encoding host attachment protein — encoded protein: MLTNGSTWFLVADGRRARVLIEERRGANLEAPADLAMEISEDELYDAQDRPPRSFDRVGAGRHAMDKGRSLHEQEETNFLNRVAERIVDADKQRRFDHLVIAAPPRALGILREKLAAVQSRIRAETPKDLLDEPEPKLRERLQELLR
- a CDS encoding threonine ammonia-lyase — encoded protein: MTNKPAVTFADIQAAAERLKDRIERTETHYSRSLSNITGADVWVKYENHHETGAFKERGALNRLLQLTDAEKKRGVIAASAGNHAQAVAHHARALGVPTTIVMPKGTPNVKVEQTRARGATIVIEGETYDDAYAHALKLGEERNLVFVHPFNDAGVIAGQGTAAIEMLEDAPEIDVLIVPIGGGGLIAGMGIAAKAIKPSIQIYGVEPESYPSFNGKRRGTNVSAGGQTIAEGIAVKKIGDLSFELADKLVEDVILVDEPGFEQAIALYVSAEKTVAEGAGAASLAALLSAPEKFKGRKVGIVLSGGNIDTRILASVLERSMVRQGRIAVLRFIGDDRPGILATVSRIIGDTGGNILQVAHHRMALHAPIKGVEFDIEIETRDMQHTQEIVDALIAAGYNARCL
- a CDS encoding GNAT family N-acetyltransferase gives rise to the protein MRLETIHPKELGPEALAQWRALQHASATLQSPYLTPDWAQLVGATRDDARVCVIDDGAGFFAAQRLSRFTAMGAGAPISDYNAIVANADLRIDAGALCKALKVGRIDLTHVPQGPTPISAIGAEGSWIAETAGGRDLYEAALKQRRSEFVRQTDKKGRKFARDCGYIEFRASAPERAEFEQLLTWKNAQLKRSGQPDIWATPWVRRVLDATFEHRATSFNGVLFSLSIDQRLIAAAYCLRAGKVLHFWIVAHDSEYDSYSPGVQLARWAVGWAAENSIAEVDFGPGDYQYKRQLSTTQRMLSYGVVSGVSVSGAVRRTTQALRAGMERLPNPKLAALPGKAMRRLDLMRALAA
- a CDS encoding trypsin-like serine peptidase translates to MRMVAAAATIAACVLVSLAVEPRDSAPTAEFSNIVGASTPSRIVGVDKQAVRTKPGAGAVVGNDSCRWANDNECDDPDIGTGACTQGTDYSDCRAMRAGDDDSCQWARDGECDEPNFGTGACTQATDRTDCGAIAWMRNQNDSCATSFNGVCEEQARGRGSCAPRTDRSDCHSRERPMTITDHFFGRDDRVRVNAQQAPWRFMGRFTNADGEMCTATLVARNVLATAAHCIHTDHGVTGGGEFAPAAGGPNARAVAYLVNQRYNYRQFTTTDEIDGLDWALVRIDQPLGDRLGFAGVRNLTGQGLAPARAADLYQAGYSWDTGNEAMSGNVACHIVQVNPDGTFAHECDTTRGDSGSGFLVRNGTGFDLIGVDSNFRSNPNGPFIYIAVSASQFQSLLADFAVGRSGTDFGRGGNRPPKG
- a CDS encoding glutathione S-transferase family protein is translated as MATPVLHIGNKNYSSWSMRSWLALKWGGIPFEEQIIPLGGEGYGRSEIKEVRAVSPSGRVPALHVGDTVIYESLAICEWAAEQAPSLWPADPLVRAEARAVSSEMHAGFFALRRDMSCNVRRRLSFTPNWPADTRTDLERLFELWGGLRARYGSDGQFLFGQRSIADAMFAPVATRLRTYKVETPDVAQAYCAAIFADPVFKEWEAAGEAEPWTLEQTEALYR